In the Thermosipho japonicus genome, one interval contains:
- a CDS encoding sensor domain-containing diguanylate cyclase, whose translation MKENKIESFFEKLMIKTRPHLKFDGWSVIEYDEINGPSFISLSRKYGKYDLESIERKIANSQSTLFDTVLKTRNWKYIADPLKLNIWMPGSRIRSWIGVPLMFDNEVFGVLNIDYFKPKRLTFKDKLFLNSFQKNFAIYASNFKELKSLFLQKYIDHLTGLKNRHFIEEYFEKNNRDRIAIIFCDLNKFKAVNDTYGHRIGDEVIKIVARRLRNILKSTDEVVRYGGDEFIVLTKNIENVETIKLRIKNAIKKYDIIIEGKKIKLGISCGHAIYPDESTDFWEIMHLADLRMYSEKGER comes from the coding sequence TTGAAAGAAAATAAAATTGAATCTTTTTTTGAAAAATTAATGATAAAGACACGTCCTCACCTAAAATTTGATGGATGGTCAGTTATTGAATATGACGAAATTAACGGACCTTCTTTTATTTCTTTGTCAAGAAAATACGGAAAATATGATTTAGAAAGTATAGAAAGAAAAATTGCAAACTCACAAAGTACGCTTTTTGATACGGTTTTAAAGACTCGCAATTGGAAGTATATAGCAGATCCATTAAAATTAAACATTTGGATGCCAGGTTCGAGAATACGTTCATGGATAGGTGTCCCTCTAATGTTTGATAACGAAGTTTTTGGAGTATTAAATATAGATTATTTTAAGCCAAAGAGGTTAACTTTCAAAGATAAATTATTCTTAAACAGCTTTCAAAAAAATTTTGCTATATACGCCTCTAACTTTAAAGAACTTAAATCACTGTTTTTGCAAAAATACATTGATCATCTTACAGGATTAAAAAATAGACATTTTATTGAAGAATATTTTGAAAAGAACAATAGAGATAGAATTGCTATAATTTTTTGTGATTTAAATAAGTTTAAAGCGGTAAACGATACATACGGACATAGAATAGGTGACGAAGTAATAAAGATAGTAGCACGAAGGCTTAGAAATATATTAAAATCAACGGATGAAGTTGTAAGGTACGGTGGAGACGAATTCATAGTTTTAACAAAAAACATCGAAAATGTGGAAACTATTAAATTACGTATTAAAAATGCTATTAAAAAATATGATATAATTATTGAAGGAAAGAAAATAAAGCTTGGTATATCATGCGGGCATGCAATTTATCCGGATGAAAGTACGGACTTTTGGGAGATAATGCACCTTGCTGATCTAAGGATGTATTCAGAAAAGGGAGAAAGATAA